The proteins below come from a single Candidatus Binataceae bacterium genomic window:
- a CDS encoding DUF4149 domain-containing protein: MVVALFIYLLSLVCWLGAMVFFIPVTQAAFTTLPKADAGKYLAVLFPRYYLLGYICGSIAVALAIYLCATRMPRLWWGTAAVALAIALGLTAYAGAVVRPRVDAIRTVTEEANPDPARRAEFDRLHHLSVMLNGGVMLLNLAALLSTAAALTPRG, from the coding sequence ATGGTAGTCGCGTTGTTCATATATTTGCTGAGCCTGGTCTGCTGGCTGGGCGCGATGGTGTTTTTCATCCCGGTCACCCAGGCCGCGTTCACGACGCTGCCGAAGGCTGACGCGGGCAAATATCTTGCGGTGCTTTTTCCGCGCTACTACTTGCTCGGCTATATCTGCGGCTCGATCGCGGTCGCGCTTGCGATCTACCTCTGCGCCACGCGGATGCCGAGGCTCTGGTGGGGAACCGCCGCGGTCGCGCTCGCCATTGCGCTCGGGCTGACCGCCTACGCCGGAGCGGTGGTGCGGCCCCGCGTGGACGCGATTCGCACCGTGACCGAGGAAGCGAATCCCGATCCCGCGCGCCGCGCCGAATTCGACCGCCTGCATCATCTCTCCGTGATGCTCAACGGCGGCGTGATGCTGCTCAACCTGGCGGCGCTGCTGAGCACCGCCGCCGCGTTAAC